In Carya illinoinensis cultivar Pawnee chromosome 9, C.illinoinensisPawnee_v1, whole genome shotgun sequence, the following are encoded in one genomic region:
- the LOC122275856 gene encoding protein FAR-RED IMPAIRED RESPONSE 1-like codes for MTTRFAASERCDIEETPNCRKTEFPSTSARVEESNKDRPDSMETDDRIGETAQLDDEIRGDTILEPKSKMKFNSFEEVMTYYKQYAKNIGFGVMTRRTEKGDDGTVKYATLDCARGGKARNRTLNVARSCPTEKTECKAKINVLKVDGKFQLTTVNNIHNHDLSPKKSRFFRCNREVSDSVKRVLDTNDLAGIRINKSFISLVVGTGGFENLPFLEKDCRNYIDKARHLQLGAGVLREYFLRM; via the coding sequence ATGACTACTAGATTTGCTGCAAGCGAAAGATGTGATATAGAAGAAACACCCAATTGTAGGAAAACTGAGTTCCCATCTACCTCCGCTAGAGTTGAAGAAAGCAACAAAGATAGACCAGATTCTATGGAAACTGATGATAGAATTGGCGAGACAGCTCAGTTAGATGATGAAATTAGAGGTGACACGATTTTAGAGCCCAAGTCGAAGATGAAGTTTAATTCCTTTGAAGAAGTAATGACTTATTATAAGCAGTATGCTAAGAATATtgggtttggggtgatgacaaGAAGGACTGAGAAAGGAGATGATGGGACTGTCAAATATGCCACCCTCGATTGTGCCCGGGGTGGGAAGGCCCGTAATAGGACGTTGAATGTCGCCAGATCATGTCCGACAGAAAAGACGGAGTGTAAGGCGAAGATTAATGTCTTAAAAGTTGACGGAAAGTTTCAGTTGACAACAGTTAATAACATTCATAACCACGATCTCAGTCCAAAAAAATCCcgcttctttcgatgtaatCGAGAAGTTAGTGACTCCGTAAAAAGAGTCTTAGATACAAATGATCTGGCTGGTATCCGAATAAATAAGAGCTTCATATCTCTTGTCGTTGGCACGGGAGGTTTTGAAAATCTCCCGtttttggaaaaggattgtCGGAATTACATCGATAAGGCAAGACATTTACAACTTGGCGCTGGAGTGCTTCGGGAATATTTTTTACGGATGTAA